In Centropristis striata isolate RG_2023a ecotype Rhode Island chromosome 1, C.striata_1.0, whole genome shotgun sequence, one DNA window encodes the following:
- the LOC131969919 gene encoding uncharacterized protein LOC131969919: protein MPVSNQDADQLLSDESDSPLALAIKESLEDFEVNFGPVIGGDGDNQDSTLPWNPHDLNSIQHSTLNDGPVSSSSLPPSPDPFEKELLLVKLRRVNIVDDVLNVFMEPKVLNANLKIEFTNEKAVDSDGVSREAYSAFWEQFLEQCEGEDDRVPRLRPDYSEKKWQALGRVWLKGYLDHKIIPIRLSPAFVLACCQGVSSVDEDLLIMSFARFLSENERASLEKALQGNMDETVEEDLLDVFSRMGSHCLPSKDNLRGAILTMAHKALLQEPKFIIDCFHSIIHNAVSTVMTKDSLMELYESKRPTNRKVAQMIKPSTESLNPQEQIALNHLLRYVRSIDQRKLEIFLRFCTGSTVLCKDTIEVTFNRLYGLSRRPVAHTCGAVLELPCTYSSYPEFRKEFDNVLSGDCFTMDIV from the exons ATGCCTGTGTCAAATCAAGATGCAGACCAGTTGTTAAGTGACGAGTCAGATTCCCCTCTTGCCCTTGCCATCAAAGAATCTCTTGAGGACTTTGAAGTAAACTTTGGACCTGTTATCGGGGGTGATGGTGATAATCAAGACTCCACCCTTCCCTGGAATCCACATGACTTGAACAGTATTCAG CACTCAACACTGAATGATGGTCCTGTATCATCAAGCAGTCTTCCACCATCACCAGACCCATTTGAAAAAGAACTCCTCCTTGTGAAATTAAGACGAGTAAACATAGTTGATGATGTTCTTAATGTCTTCATGGAACCAAAAGTACTCAATGCTAATCTAAAAATTGAGTTTACAAATGAGAAAGCTGTGGATAGTGATGGTGTGTCAAGAGAGGCATACTCCGCGTTCTGGGAACAGTTCTTGGAACAGTGTGAGGGTGAAGATGACCGAGTACCCAGACTTCGACCAGACTATTCGGAGAAGAAATGGCAAGCTCTTGGAAGAGTGTGGTTGAAAGGATACCTGGACCACAAAATCATACCAATCCGACTGTCACCAGCTTTTGTTCTTGCTTGTTGTCAAGGAGTTAGTTCAGTGGATGAAGACCTCTTGATTATGTCATTTGCCAGATTTCTTTCAGAGAATGAGCGTGCATCACTTGAAAAAGCACTACAGGGCAACATGGATGAAACTGTTGAGGAGGACTTACTCGATGTCTTCTCAAGAATGGGCTCACACTGCCTGCCCTCCAAAGACAACTTACGTGGTGCCATTTTGACAATGGCACACAAAGCTCTTCTTCAAGAGCCAAAGTTCATAATTGATTGTTTCCACTCCATTATTCACAATGCTGTGTCAACAGTCATGACCAAAGACAGCCTAATGGAGCTTTACGAATCTAAGAGGCCAACTAACAGGAAAGTTGCCCAGATGATAAAGCCATCAACTGAAAGCCTAAATCCACAAGAGCAGATAGCTCTTAACCACCTGCTACGGTATGTGAGAAGCATCGACCAAAGAAAACTGGAGATCTTCTTGCGCTTCTGCACAGGATCCACTGTGTTGTGCAAAGACACAATTGAAGTAACTTTTAATAGACTGTATGGTTTAAGTCGCAGGCCTGTAGCACACACATGTGGAGCAGTTCTTGAGTTACCATGCACCTACAGCTCATACCCCGAGTTTCGTAAAGAGTTTGATAATGTCCTGTCTGGAGACTGCTTTACAATGGATATTGTGTAG
- the LOC131969929 gene encoding uncharacterized protein LOC131969929 codes for MNAFTTSSDPKIIGGYYMEAVQRLFGCPRIVRGDRGTENVKVKDFQRFLHRNIHDSSGIDSYIEGASTANQRIESWWGFLRRESMEFYISLFTDLKDRGLFDGTYLDRSLIQFCFLNIIQDELDETIHVWDSHVIRPSKNDRVPSGRPRIMYMFPELYRSDDCISPVDGADVQLCQSNCTFRPAVPCDTDIYNICNILMVESQLHLPADAYQAVDLYLHLKNEITSAL; via the exons ATGAATGCATTTACTACCAGCAGTGACCCAAAAATCATTGGAGGCTACTACATGGAGGCTGTCCAGAGATTATTTGGATGTCCAAGGATTGTCAGAGGCGACCGGGGCACAGAGAATGTTAAAGTCAAAGACTTTCAGCGTTTTCTTCATCGCAACATTCACGACAGCTCTGGTATTGACAGCTACATCGAAGGGGCAAGCACAGCAAATCAGCGCATTGAGAGTTGGTGGGGCTTCCTCAGAAGGGAATCAATGGAGTTCTACATCTCTCTGTTCACTGACCTAAAGGACCGTGGTTTGTTCGATGGTACATATTTGGACAGAAGTCTAATTCAGTTCTGCTTCTTGAATATAATTCAG GACGAATTAGATGAGACCATCCATGTGTGGGATTCACATGTCATCAGACCATCGAAAAATGACAGGGTACCCAGTGGTCGACCCCGAATCATGTACATGTTTCCAGAACTCTACAGAAGTGATGACTGCATTTCCCCAGTGGACGGAGCTGATGTACAGTTGTGTCAGAGTAACTGTACATTTCGACCAGCAGTGCCATGTGACACAGACATCTACAACATCTGCAACATTCTGATGGTGGAGTCACAGCTGCATCTCCCAGCTGATGCTTATCAAGCAGTGGATTTGTACCTGCATTTGAAGAATGAGATAACATCTGCTCTCTAA